The genomic stretch TGGCGAAGGCGACCACCTGGCTCGGTACTGACGCTGAGGCGCGACAGCGTGGGGAGCAAACAGGATTAGATACCCTGGTAGTCCACGCCGTAAACGATGTGTGCTGGATGTTGGGGCTCCTAGAGTCTCAGTGTCGTAGCTAACGCGGTAAGCACACCGCCTGGGGAGTACGGCCGCAAGGTTGAAACTCAAAGGAATTGACGGGGGCCCGCACAAGCGGTGGAGCATGTGGTTTAATTCGAAGCAACGCGCAGAACCTTACCAGCCCTTGACATGGTCACGACCGGTCCAGAGATGGACTTTCCCCGCAAGGGGCGTGGCGCACAGGTGCTGCATGGCTGTCGTCAGCTCGTGTCGTGAGATGTTGGGTTAAGTCCCGCAACGAGCGCAACCCTCGCCTTTAGTTGCCAGCATGTTTGGGTGGGCACTCTAAAGGAACTGCCGGTGACAAGCCGGAGGAAGGTGGGGATGACGTCAAGTCCTCATGGCCCTTATGGGCTGGGCTACACACGTGCTACAATGGCGGTGACAGTGGGAAGCCATGTCGCAAGGCAGAGCCGATCCCAAAAAGCCGTCTCAGTTCAGATCGCAGCCTGCAACTCGGCTGCGTGAAGGTGGAATCGCTAGTAATCGCGCATCAGCATGGCGCGGTGAATACGTTCCCGGGCCTTGTACACACCGCCCGTCACACCATGGGAGTTGGTTCTACCCTAAGCCGGTTGGCTAACCGCAAGGAGGCCGCCGACCACGGTAGGGTCAGCGACTGGGGTGAAGTCGTAACAAGGTAGCCGTAGGGGAACCTGCGGCTGGATCACCTCCTTTCAAGGATGTGTCCTGACGGTGCCTTTCGGGGTGCCTTGGGGTGCGTCTGACAACAACTATCGCCTAGCTCGTGTCTGCCTGGGTTGGTTCCGGATGGAGCTGGCTGAGGTGGGCCGCTTGGTCACCGAAATCCCGACTATCTGCTAATAGACCGGCCTTGCCGGCGTGCCTGGTCGTGGCGAAAGCCATGGCGGGCGCCGACCGCGCATCCTTCCCTGAGATTTGGGCGACCCCGCGCATGCGGGGCCAGTAGCTCAGTTGGTTAGAGCACACGCTTGATAAGCGTGGGGTCGGAGGTTCAAGTCCTCCCTGGCCCACCATCGTATGTCGGCGCGGCCGGCATGCGATTCCCTGGACGGGAACGAACGCCAATGGCGTTCGTTGGAGCGATCCACGTCGCGTTGCGTCGTGGTGCGGTGTCGCGTCAGCGATGCCTCGTTGTCCTGACCTGGTGGAGCTGTTGGCGATCCTCTCCCGCGGGGGCGTAGCTCAGTGGGAGAGCACCTGCTTTGCAAGCAGGGGGTCGTCGGTTCGAATCCGACCGTCTCCATTTCCTCCCGCGCCTCGGGCGCTCGAGGAAATTCGCCGATGCCAAGTATGGTGTGGCGTTGACGGTCGAAGGCCTGGTGAGCTGTGTCCCCGATGGGATGCGGCGACACTTCCAAAACCCGCCCATGTGGCGTTGCCCGGGATCCTCGAGAGGGAGCCGGGTGGCGTGCTGGGCGAGCATGTTCTTTCACATGGTGAAGATGATGAGTTGTTGTGTGTGCGAGTGACGCACATCGTCCGGGGGCAGACTTGACCGCGCCCTGGGGATGATGCGGGCGCTGCCGACCGAGACTGAAAGCAGCGTAGGGCGTGTTTTGGCCCTGTGCGCGGGCGGTGGTGTGGATATGGAGTGAGAGAAGGGCATTCGGTGGATGCCTTGGCGCCAAGAGGCGATGAAGGACGTGGCACGCTGCGAAAAGCCGCGGGGAGATGCGAGCGATCGTTGATCCGCGGATGTCCGAATGGGGAAACCCACCCCTTTGGGGTATCCCGGCCTGAATACATAGGGTCGGGAGGCGAACCCGGGGAACTGAAACATCTCAGTACCTGGAGGAAAAGACATCAAACGAGATTCCGCTAGTAGTGGCGAGCGAACGCGGAGTAGGCCAGTGGTTGCTGCAAGAGAAGCCGAACAATCTGGAAAGGTTGGCCGTAGTGGGTGATAGCCCCGTAGGCGTAGTGCTTGCAGTGATCCTTGAGTAGGGCGGGGCACGTGAAACCCTGTCTGAACATGGGGGGACCACCCTCCAAGCCTAAATACTCCTTGGCGACCGATAGTGCACAAGTACCGTGAGGGAAAGGTGAAAAGCACCCCGACGAGGGGAGTGAAAGAGACCTGAAACCGGATGCCTACAAGCAGTCGGAGCTCGCAAGAGTGACGGCGTACCTTTTGTATAATGGGTCCGCGAGTTCGTGTTGGCAGCAAGCTTAAGCCGAGAGGTGTAGGCGCAGCGAAAGCGAGTCTGAACAGGGCGTTCAGTTGCCGGCATGAGACCCGAAACCTGGTGATCTAGCCATGGACAGGTTGAAGGTGGGGTAACACCCACTGGAGGACCGAACCCACGCCTGTTGAAAAAGTCGGGGATGATCTGTGGTTAGGGGTGAAAGGCCAATCAAACCAGGAAATAGCTGGTTCTCCGCGAAATCTATTGAGGTAGATCGTCCACCGATCACCCTCGGAGGTAGAGCACCGGAAGGGCTAGGGGGGCCCAAAGCCCTACCAAACCCTACCGAACTCCGAATGCCGAGGAGTGCAGGTGGGCAGACAGACAGTGGGTGCTAAGGTCCATTGTCGAGAGGGAAACAACCCAGACCACCAGCTAAGGCCCCCAAATGATGGCTAAGTGGGAAAGCATGTGAGACGGCCAAAACAACCAGGAGGTTGGCTTAGAAGCAGCCATCCTTTAAAGAAAGCGTAATAGCTCACTGGTCTAAACAAGCTGTCTTGCGGCGAAAATGTACCGGGGCTCAAGCCATCTGCCGAAGCTGTGGGTGCGTAGCAATACGCGCGGTAGCGGAGCGTTCCCTAGGCCTGTGAAGCGGTACCGGTGACGGGCCGTGGAGGTATGGGAAGTGCGAATGCGGACATGAGTAACGACAAACAGGGTGAGAAACCCTGTCGCCGAAAGTCCAAGGGTTCCTGCGCAAGGTTAATCCGCGCAGGGTGAGCCGGCCCCTAAGGCGAGGGCGAGAGCCGTAGCCGATGGGAACCAGGTGAATATTCCTGGGCCCGCCAGAAGTGACGGCCGTGAAACCGTGTCATTCCTTATCGGATTGGAGTGGCTCGTGGATCGGTCCGGGAAATAGCTCTGGCATATGGACCGTACCCGAAACCGACACAGGTGGACTGGATGAGTATTCCAAGGCGCTTGAGAGAACCATGCTGAAGGAACTAGGCAAATTGCCCGCGTAAGTTAGCGATAAGCGGGACCCATCTGTGGGCAACCATGGGTGGGTGGCACAGACCAGGGGGTGGCGACTGTTTAGTAAAAACACAGGGCTCTGCGAAATCGTGAGATGACGTATAGGGTCTGACGCCTGCCCGGTGCCGGAAGGTTAAAGGGAGGAGTGCAAGCTCCGAACTGAAGCCCCGGTAAACGGCGGCCGTAACTATAACGGTCCTAAGGTAGCGAAATTCCTTGTCGGGTAAGTTCCGACCTGCACGAATGGCGTAACGACCTCCCCACTGTCTCCAGCATGGGCTCAGTGAAATTGAATTCCCCGTGAAGATGCGGGGTACCCGCGGTCAGACGGAAAGACCCTATGAACCTTTACTGCAGCTTGGCAGTGGCGCCAGGAAGGGGCTGTGTAGGATAGGTGGGAGCCATTGAAGCCGGGGCGCCAGCTCTGGTGGAGGCAACCTTGAAATACCACCCTGCGCCTTTCTGGCGTCTAACCGAACCCCGTCATCCGGGGTCGGGACCCTGCCTGGTGGGCAGTTTGACTGGGGCGGTCGCCTCCCAAAGAGTAACGGAGGCGCGCGATGGTGGGCTCAAGCCGGTCGGACATCGGCTGTTGAGTGCAAAGGCACAAGCCCGCCTGACTGCGAGTGCGACAGCACGAGCAGGGACGAAAGTCGGCCTTAGTGATCCGGTGGTCCCGCGTGGAAGGGCCATCGCTCAACGGATAAAAGGTACTCTAGGGATAACAGGCTGATCTCCCCCAAGAGTCCACATCGACGGGGAGGTTTGGCACCTCGATGTCGGCTCATCGCATCCCGGGGCTGGAGCAGGTCCCAAGGGTTCGGCTGTTCGCCGATTAAAGCGGTACGTGAGCTGGGTTTAGAACGTCGTGAGACAGTTCGGTCCCTATCTGCCGTGGGTGTTGGAGACTTGAGAGGATCTTTCCCTAGTACGAGAGGACCGGGAAGGACGCACCTCTGGTGCACCGGTTGTGGCGCCAGCCGCATCGCCGGGTAGCCAAGTGCGGAATGGATAACCGCTGAAGGCATCTAAGCGGGAAACCAGCCTCAAGACCAGGTCTCCCTAAGGGCCGTGGTAGACCACCACGTCGATAGGTCGCAGGTGGAAGCGCCGTAAGGCGTGCAGCCGAGCGATCCTAATCGCCCGATAGAACTCCATATCCTACGCACCACCGCATGGATGCCTCGGCATCCACCGCGCACAGCGCCAAAACACGACCACACACAACAACACCCATCATCACCACATCCGAGGATCCGGCCCGGTGGCCTGGTGGCCATCGCGGGGTTGATACACCCGTTCCCATCCCGAACACGGCCGTGAAACACCCCAGCGCCCATGGTACTGCGTCTTAAGGCGCGGGAGAGTCGGTCGCCGCCAGGCCACCAGGCCGGATCCTCAGCACATCAGCATCCCGGGACAAACCCCCCCAGGATACATCGCGGGGTGGAGCAGCCCGGTAGCTCGTCAGGCTCATAACCTGAAGGTCACAGGTTCAAATCCTGTCCCCGCATCCAGCTTAACCAAACACGCAAACAGATCAGGCCCGACGGCATACCGTCTCGGGCCTCTTTTGCGTCCACCACCACGTCACAAACCACTCGCAAAAAACATACGAAAAACAAGACAGGTGATGACGGAACCCTCGAGCAGACACGGGGTGGACAACTCGCCTCACCAGTCAGGTCTTGCTTTCAATCAACGATACCGTCCTCAACCCATCATGCACTTTGGATCACGCGCCCCTTGAGCCGCGCCATCCCAGCGCCGCTTGTTCACGTAAATCGAGTAGCAATCGTACGATCTTCCCGCATAAGTTGCTTGTTGTCATGCTCAGGACGGCCGTGAACACCCGCTTTGCCCGCTCGACCAACATCGGCCGCCGCCCGGTTCTGGCTGCTCTCGCCGCGACGTGTCTTGCCCCAAGCAAAACGCAAGCGGTCACCCTGCTGGAATGGCGGATCTTCGCCGAGCGCTTCGTCGCCCCGAATGGCCGCGTGATCGACACCGGAAACGCCGGCGTCTCACACAGTGAAGGGCAGGGCTGGGGTCTTATGCTCGCGGCCGTGGCCGGGGACCGGCCGACCTTCGAGAATATCCGCGGCTGGACCCGGGAGGTCCTGCAACACCGGCAGGACAGATTGCACGCCTGGCGTTTCCGGCCCGACGCGACGCCTGCCATCGACGACCCTAACAATGCGACTGACGGCGACCTCTACATCGCCTGGGGCCTCCTCCTCGGTGCGGAACGCTGGCGTGAAGTGGCTTGGCGTCAGGAAGCCGTGGCCATCGGGCGCGATATCCTGCGCCTCACGCTACGTCGGGCGCAGGGTCAGGCCCTGTTGCTGCCCGGCGCCGCAGGCTTCGAATCCGCCGAAGGCATGGTGCTCAACCCCTCCTACATCGCGCTGCCTGCCTTCGCCGCACTTGCACGCGCGATGCCGGGGGCACCTTGGCCCACCCTCGCGCAGGACGGCACCAACCTGCTGCGCCGAGCGCGCTTTGGCGCCTGGGGCCTCAGCCCGGACTGGGTGCTGGTGCCACCTGGGGGCGCTGCCCTGCGCCTCCCGCAGCGCTGGCCGCCACGATTTTCGTTCGATGCGGTGCGGGTTCCGCTGCTTCTGGCCTGGGCCGGCGAGCAGAACCACCCGGCGGTGACAGCCGCGGCGGCCTTCTGGTCCGATTCTCGCTGGCGCGAGCCACCAGCCTATGTCGACCTCGTCACGGGAGAGCCCGCAAATTTCCAGGCTTCTCCGGGTGTTAGGGCGATTGCCTCATTCGTGATGGCGCGTCGTTCTGGCAACGCATTCGCGGTAGCGATACCGTCCGTAAACGACTCGCGGGACTATTATTCCGCGTCGTTGACCATGTTGGTCCGCTTCGCCTGTCTCGCGACCGGAACCCCGGTCGGTTGAGACACGGCGCACCGGGCCATCGCCCGGAGGCTGTCATGTGTGCGTATGCGGCAAAACGCCGCTCCAACCAGGTCCCTTCGGCGTCGTGACGCCTCAGGACCCCGACATCGCTGCACTTGTCGCGCGCCTCGGGCTGCGTGGCATGCACTACCGCTCGTTCGGCAATCGGCCGGTTTCGAGCCCTTCAGCCGTGCCACCATCTGACGCGCCCGACGCGGCTATGGGCGCGCCCCCGGTGACCGGCGCCGCGCCATCGACGCCGCCGGCCGTCGCGCCCATGTCGATTCCTGCCGCGGGCGCGCCGGCACCTGCGTCGCCTGGCGTCGAAGCGCCGCCCTCTCTGTCCGACTTCCCGCTCCTGGCGGCCGCGCTTGGCGTCGCGCCCTCAACATCCGCGCCTGCCCCGACCGAGGCGACGCTCGTCTTCCTCGGCCTCCGCACTTCACGCACCACCCAGGGGCACTAAGCGCATGGCCCTCATTTGCGTCGCCTCACCCAAGGGCGGGGTCGGCAAGACCTCGCTGGTCGCGGCGCTGAGCGATGCGCTCCGTCGGGCGGGCCGTCGGGTCATCGCGATCGACTGCGACCCGCAGAATGCACTGCGCCTGCACCTGGGTCTGCCGCTGAGCGATACCGCAGGCTTCCTCGCACGCATCGCCGAGCGCCCCGATTGGCGCACGGCGCTCCGTGCCACGCCAGCCGGGCCCGAATTGCTGCCGCACGGCGAGACCGACTTGCGCGGCGCCCTTGCGGCGGCGGGCGCCCTTGCAGCGGACCCCGAGCTGCTCGCCGCTCCGCTGCGCGCCATGCTTGCGGATCCGGGTGTGCTCGTCATCGCTGACACGCCGCCGGGTGCCTCCGGCGCGCTGCAGGTCCTGGCGCCGCAGGCAGCCATGTTGCTGGTGGTCCTGCTGGCCGACGCCGCCAGCACGGCGTTGCTGCCCGATGTCGAGAGCGGACGGTTCCTTGGCGGCGGCACCCTGGGCAGCCTGATGGGCCCGCGCCTGCGCATCGTGCTGAACCAAGTGGACCGCAACTCGCGCCTATCGCTCGCTGCGGCCGAAGGGCTCGCTGGGCATCTCGGCCCGAGGCTGGTCGGCGCCGTGGCGCGCGACGAAGCCATGGCCGAGGCGCTGGCTTGCCAGCGCCCGGTCGGGCTGCATGCCCCCTCCAGCGCCGTGGCGCGCGACGTGGCCGACCTCGCGGCCGCCATCCTGCGCGACCTCCCGCCACCAGCCCCGCCGGTACCCTCGCCAGTGGCATCGCCCCTGTTTCCCTGGATGCGCACATGATCGCCACATTCCTGCTGCGCAGCGTCCTTGTCCTGATGGGTCTGGTGATCGCATGGGCGGTCGTCGTTGCGCCCATGGCGCCCGAGGATCAGGCGCTGCTCGCCGCCGGCGGCATCGTCGTCTTCGTCGTGCTGAACCGATTCAAGTCGCGCCAGGTGACCATCCTGCTCGCGGTGATCTCCTGCCTGGTGTCGCTGCGCTACATCCACTGGCGCATCGCCGACACCATCGAACCGGAAGGATTCTGGCAGGGCTTCTTCATGATCGGCCTGGTGTTGGCGGAAGCCTACGCGGTCATCGCCCTGCTGCTGGGCTATCTCCAGACGCTCTGGCCGCTCGACCGCAAGCCTGTGCCGCTGCCCGATGACCCCGCCAGCTGGCCGAGCGTCGATGTCTACATTCCGACCTACAACGAGGACCTCGAACTCGTGCGGCCCACGGTGCTGGCCGCGCTCTCGATGGACTGGCCGGCCGACAAGCTGCGCGTCTGGATCCTCGATGACGGCCGCCGCCCGGAGTTCCGCGACTTCGCCGAACACTGCGGCGCCGGCTACATCATCCGCCCCGACAACAAGGGTGCGAAGGCCGGCAACCTGAACCACGCCATGGCGCATACGACCGGCGACTTCATCGCCATCTTCGACTGCGACCACGTGCCCACGCGCGCCTTCCTGCAGATGACCATGGGCTGGATGCTGCGCGACCCGAAGCTCGGCATGCTGCAGACGCCGCACCACTTCTACTCGCTTGACCCCTTCGAGCGGAACCTCTCGAACGGCCGCGACGTGCCGAATGAAGGGCTGATGTTCTACGGCCTGGTGCAGCCCGGCAACGACCTGTGGAACGCCACCTTCTTCTGCGGCTCCTGCGCCGTGATCCGCCGCGAAGCCATCCTGGAGGCTGGCGGCGTGCCGACCGAGACGGTGACAGAGGATTGCCACGCCTCGCTGCGCATGCAGCGCCTGGGCTGGAACACCGCCTACCTGCGCGTGCCGTTAGCCGCCGGCCTCGCGACCGATCGCCTGATGATCCATATCGGCCAGCGCATGCGCTGGGCGCGCGGCATGCTGCAGATCATGCGTGTCGACAACCCGCTGTTCGGGCGCGGCCTGAGCCTGTGGCAGCGGCTCTGCTACTTCAGCGCCATGTTCCACTTCATGTTCGCCATCCCGCGCGTGGTCTTCCTGACCGCGCCGCTGGCTTTCCTGCTGCTGGGCCACAGCGTCATCGCCGCGTCGCCGCTCGCCATCATCGCCTATGCCGGGCCGCACATCTTCCACGCCGTCGCCACGGGCTCGCGCGTGGCAGGCAGCGTGCGCCATTCCTTCTGGTCCGAGATCTACGAAACCGTGCTTGCGCTCTGGCTCGTGCCGATCACGCTCGCGACGCTGCTCGACCCGCGCAAGGGCAAGTTCAACGTCACGGCGAAGGGCGGGCTGCTGCCGGATGGGTATTTCGATTGGCGCGCCGTGTGGCCTGTCCTGGTACTCGGGGTCCTGCTGGCGCTCGGCGTCGCGGCCGGCATCCATGGCGTCTCCACCAATCCCTGGGGAAGCATCGAGGGCCAAGCCTACCTGCTGAACGGCATCTGGGCGCTGCTTTGCCTGGTGCCCGTGCTGGCGTCCATCGCGGCCGGCCGGGAACGGCGCCAGCTGCGCGCCCGCGCCCGCATCGACGTGACACTGCCTGCGGTCGTGGTGTTGCCCGACGGGCGGCGCATCGATGCGCGCACGCACGACCTCTCGCTCGGCGGTGCCGGGCTAGTTGTCGCGCGCATGCCCGACCTGCCCGAAGGCACAGAACTGCGGCTCGAGATCCCGATGGGCGAGGAGACCATCGTGCTCGCCGCGACCTTCCTGCGGATCGAAGGGGGGGAGGTGCAGATGGCCTTCCTCACCCGCACCATCGAGGAGGAGACCGCCGTGGTTCGTGCAGTGTTCGGCCGTGCCGATGCCTGGCTGGGCTGGGACCGGCACCGCCCGGACCGGCCGCTGCGATCGCTGCTCGAAGTGGTCGCGACGGTGGGCGCGGTCTTCAGCGGCCGTTCGCAGCTCTCCTTCGCCTGGTGGCGCGCGCGCCGTGCGCGCC from Roseomonas fluvialis encodes the following:
- a CDS encoding cellulose synthase operon protein YhjQ/BcsQ gives rise to the protein MALICVASPKGGVGKTSLVAALSDALRRAGRRVIAIDCDPQNALRLHLGLPLSDTAGFLARIAERPDWRTALRATPAGPELLPHGETDLRGALAAAGALAADPELLAAPLRAMLADPGVLVIADTPPGASGALQVLAPQAAMLLVVLLADAASTALLPDVESGRFLGGGTLGSLMGPRLRIVLNQVDRNSRLSLAAAEGLAGHLGPRLVGAVARDEAMAEALACQRPVGLHAPSSAVARDVADLAAAILRDLPPPAPPVPSPVASPLFPWMRT
- a CDS encoding glycosyl hydrolase family 8, giving the protein MNTRFARSTNIGRRPVLAALAATCLAPSKTQAVTLLEWRIFAERFVAPNGRVIDTGNAGVSHSEGQGWGLMLAAVAGDRPTFENIRGWTREVLQHRQDRLHAWRFRPDATPAIDDPNNATDGDLYIAWGLLLGAERWREVAWRQEAVAIGRDILRLTLRRAQGQALLLPGAAGFESAEGMVLNPSYIALPAFAALARAMPGAPWPTLAQDGTNLLRRARFGAWGLSPDWVLVPPGGAALRLPQRWPPRFSFDAVRVPLLLAWAGEQNHPAVTAAAAFWSDSRWREPPAYVDLVTGEPANFQASPGVRAIASFVMARRSGNAFAVAIPSVNDSRDYYSASLTMLVRFACLATGTPVG